From Thermus neutrinimicus, the proteins below share one genomic window:
- the ilvC gene encoding ketol-acid reductoisomerase, producing the protein MKIYYEHDADLGFIQGKKVAVLGFGSQGHAHALNLKDSGVDVRVGLRPGSKSAAKAEAMGLRVLSVAEAVREADVVMVLLPDETQGRVYREEIEPNLREGAALAFAHGFNIHFGQIKPRRDLDVWMVAPKGPGHLVRSEYTKGSGVPALVAVYQDASGAAFPTALAYAKAIGAARAGVIPTTFKDETETDLFGEQAVLCGGLTRLIQAGFETLVEAGYPPEMAYFETVHEVKLIVDLIYEAGFAGMRYSISNTAEYGDYTRGEVAVPVEETKRRMREILRQIQAGEFAREWMLENQVGQPVLEANRKRWKEHPIEEVGARLRAMMPFLRARVLEEVG; encoded by the coding sequence ATGAAGATCTACTACGAGCACGACGCAGACCTAGGCTTCATTCAAGGCAAGAAGGTGGCGGTACTGGGCTTTGGCTCCCAGGGGCACGCCCACGCCCTGAACCTTAAGGACTCGGGGGTGGACGTGCGGGTGGGGCTTAGGCCCGGGTCTAAAAGCGCCGCCAAGGCGGAGGCCATGGGCCTTAGGGTCCTCTCCGTGGCCGAGGCGGTGCGGGAGGCGGATGTGGTGATGGTTCTCCTGCCCGACGAGACCCAGGGCCGGGTTTACCGGGAGGAGATCGAGCCCAACCTGAGGGAGGGGGCGGCCTTGGCCTTCGCCCACGGCTTCAACATCCACTTTGGCCAGATCAAGCCCAGGCGGGACCTGGACGTCTGGATGGTGGCCCCCAAGGGCCCCGGCCACCTGGTGCGGAGCGAGTACACCAAAGGAAGCGGGGTGCCGGCTCTGGTGGCCGTGTACCAGGACGCCTCGGGCGCGGCCTTCCCCACCGCCTTGGCCTACGCCAAGGCCATCGGGGCGGCCCGGGCGGGCGTGATCCCCACCACCTTCAAGGACGAAACGGAAACCGACCTCTTTGGGGAGCAGGCGGTGCTCTGCGGGGGGCTTACCCGGCTCATCCAGGCGGGGTTTGAAACCCTGGTGGAGGCGGGCTACCCTCCGGAGATGGCCTACTTTGAGACCGTGCACGAGGTGAAGCTCATCGTGGACCTCATCTACGAGGCGGGTTTCGCCGGCATGCGCTACTCCATCTCCAACACCGCGGAGTACGGGGACTACACCCGGGGGGAGGTGGCGGTACCGGTGGAGGAAACCAAAAGGCGCATGCGGGAGATCCTCCGCCAGATCCAGGCCGGGGAGTTTGCCCGGGAGTGGATGCTGGAGAACCAGGTGGGCCAGCCGGTCTTGGAGGCGAACCGCAAGCGCTGGAAGGAGCACCCCATTGAGGAGGTGGGGGCAAGGCTCAGGGCCATGATGCCCTTCCTGCGGGCAAGGGTATTGGAAGAGGTAGGCTAG
- the ilvB gene encoding biosynthetic-type acetolactate synthase large subunit translates to MKGSEALLKALEKEGVEVIFGHPGGAIMPVYDALYDSPIRHILVRHEQGGVHAATAYARASGRVGVVMATSGPGALNLVTGLADAYMDSTPVVAITGNVPRTLIGTDAFQEADVTGVTMPITKHNYLVQEVNDIPRVVREAFHIASTGRPGPVLIDLPKDVQLSEFTGSFDVELDLPGYKPTTKGHPKQIERALDALEQAERPILMVGGGAQHAHGELLAFAERTGIPVITTLMGLGAFPGNHPLWLGMPGMHGTVAANRAIHHADVILAIGLRFDDRVTGKVSRFAPHAHTIIHVDIDPAEIGKLVRTHIPIVGDARLVLKEMLKGAKPLRLASWWRELEEWRTRYPLRWKPRPHLQAPEVIRAFAEATGGHAIVTTGVGQHQMFAAQYFPVARPRSFITSGGLGAMGVGLPFAIGAKVARPEELVIDFDGDGSFQMTLQELATLVKYRLDVKVVILNNGYLGMVRQWQDLFHAKRYSEVYLADSNPDFARLAEAYGLKGIRVERKEDLMKGVEAVLSADGPVVAEFKVYHEEGVFPMIPAGGAAEDMILEHPAEREEVEA, encoded by the coding sequence ATGAAGGGATCAGAAGCACTCTTGAAGGCGTTGGAGAAGGAAGGGGTGGAGGTCATCTTTGGCCACCCGGGTGGGGCCATCATGCCGGTCTACGATGCCCTTTACGACAGCCCTATCCGCCACATCCTGGTGCGGCACGAGCAAGGGGGCGTTCATGCCGCCACCGCCTACGCCCGGGCTTCGGGCCGGGTGGGGGTGGTCATGGCCACCAGCGGCCCTGGGGCCCTGAACCTGGTGACGGGCCTGGCGGATGCCTACATGGACTCCACCCCGGTGGTGGCCATCACTGGGAACGTGCCCCGGACCCTGATCGGCACCGACGCCTTCCAGGAGGCGGACGTCACCGGGGTCACCATGCCCATCACCAAGCACAACTACCTGGTGCAGGAGGTGAACGACATCCCCCGGGTGGTGCGGGAGGCCTTCCACATCGCCTCCACTGGGAGGCCAGGCCCGGTGCTCATCGACCTGCCCAAGGACGTGCAGCTTTCCGAGTTCACGGGTAGCTTCGACGTGGAGCTAGACCTTCCCGGCTATAAGCCCACCACCAAGGGCCATCCCAAGCAGATAGAGCGGGCCCTGGATGCCCTGGAGCAGGCGGAAAGGCCCATCCTCATGGTGGGAGGCGGAGCCCAACACGCCCACGGGGAGCTTCTGGCCTTTGCCGAGCGGACGGGAATCCCCGTGATCACCACCCTGATGGGCCTGGGGGCTTTCCCGGGGAACCACCCCCTTTGGCTGGGGATGCCGGGAATGCACGGCACCGTGGCCGCCAACCGGGCCATCCACCATGCGGACGTGATCCTGGCCATCGGCCTCCGCTTTGACGACCGGGTCACGGGGAAGGTTTCCCGCTTCGCCCCCCATGCCCACACCATCATCCACGTGGACATCGACCCCGCGGAGATCGGTAAGCTGGTGCGCACCCACATTCCCATCGTGGGGGATGCCCGGCTGGTCCTTAAGGAGATGCTGAAGGGGGCCAAGCCCCTTAGGCTTGCCTCCTGGTGGCGGGAGCTGGAGGAGTGGCGCACCCGCTACCCCTTGCGCTGGAAGCCCCGGCCCCACCTTCAGGCCCCGGAGGTGATCCGGGCCTTCGCCGAGGCCACGGGGGGGCATGCCATTGTGACCACGGGGGTGGGGCAGCACCAGATGTTCGCTGCCCAGTACTTCCCCGTGGCCCGGCCGCGAAGCTTCATCACCTCCGGGGGCCTGGGCGCGATGGGGGTGGGCCTTCCCTTCGCCATCGGGGCCAAGGTGGCCCGGCCGGAGGAGCTGGTCATCGACTTCGACGGGGACGGCTCCTTCCAGATGACCCTCCAGGAGCTGGCCACCTTGGTCAAGTACAGGCTGGACGTGAAGGTGGTGATCCTCAACAACGGCTACCTGGGCATGGTGCGCCAGTGGCAGGACCTCTTCCATGCCAAGCGCTACTCCGAGGTGTACCTGGCGGACTCCAACCCCGACTTCGCCCGCCTGGCGGAGGCCTATGGCCTCAAGGGGATCAGGGTGGAACGCAAGGAGGACCTGATGAAGGGGGTGGAGGCGGTGCTTTCCGCCGATGGCCCGGTGGTGGCGGAGTTTAAGGTCTACCACGAGGAGGGAGTCTTCCCCATGATCCCCGCGGGTGGGGCGGCGGAGGACATGATCCTCGAGCACCCCGCGGAAAGGGAGGAGGTGGAGGCGTGA
- the fumC gene encoding class II fumarate hydratase yields the protein MEYRTERDTMGEVKVPADRYWGAQTQRSLEHFKIGAWRFRMPLEVIRAYGMLKKAAARANLELGELPEEIARAIIQAAEEVMAGKLDDHFPLVVFQTGSGTQTNMNVNEVIANRASELLGKPLGSKYVHPNDHVNRGQSSNDTFPTAMYVAVALALHDRLYPAAEALIATFEEKAKAFDPIVKVGRTHLMDAVPITLGQEVGSWAAQLRNTLAMVREAEKGLYNLAIGGTAVGTGLNAHPRFGERVAHYLAEETGLPFKVAENRFAALAAHDELVQVMGSLRTLAGALMKIGNDIRWLASGPYGGIGEIFIPANEPGSSIMPGKVNPTQVEALTMVVVRVFGNDHAVAFAGSQGNFQLNVFKPVMVDAVLESTKLLADAMESFNEHLAQGIEPNLERIEEHLQKNPMLATALNKAIGYDKAAEIVKKAIREKKALKQAALELGYLTEEEFDRIVVPMRLAKPHEA from the coding sequence ATGGAGTACCGGACGGAACGGGACACCATGGGCGAGGTCAAGGTACCGGCGGACCGCTACTGGGGCGCCCAGACCCAGCGCTCCCTCGAGCACTTCAAAATCGGCGCCTGGCGCTTCCGCATGCCCCTGGAGGTGATCCGCGCCTACGGCATGCTGAAGAAAGCCGCGGCCAGAGCCAACCTGGAGCTGGGCGAGCTTCCCGAGGAGATCGCCCGGGCCATCATCCAGGCGGCGGAGGAGGTGATGGCGGGAAAGCTGGACGACCACTTCCCCCTGGTGGTCTTCCAGACGGGTAGCGGCACCCAGACCAACATGAACGTGAACGAGGTCATCGCCAACCGGGCCTCGGAGCTTTTGGGGAAACCCCTGGGCTCCAAGTACGTCCACCCCAACGACCACGTGAACCGGGGCCAGAGCAGCAACGACACCTTCCCCACCGCCATGTACGTGGCCGTGGCCCTAGCCCTCCACGACAGGCTTTACCCGGCGGCGGAGGCCCTCATCGCCACCTTTGAGGAAAAGGCCAAGGCCTTTGACCCCATCGTGAAGGTGGGCCGCACCCACCTGATGGACGCCGTACCCATCACCCTGGGACAGGAGGTGGGAAGCTGGGCCGCCCAGCTAAGGAACACCCTGGCCATGGTCAGGGAGGCGGAGAAAGGGCTCTATAACCTGGCCATCGGGGGCACGGCGGTGGGCACGGGCCTAAACGCCCACCCCCGGTTCGGGGAACGGGTGGCCCATTACCTGGCCGAGGAAACCGGGCTTCCCTTCAAGGTGGCGGAGAACCGCTTTGCCGCCTTGGCCGCCCACGACGAGCTGGTGCAGGTGATGGGGTCCTTGCGCACCCTGGCCGGGGCCCTGATGAAAATCGGCAACGACATCCGCTGGCTGGCCTCCGGGCCCTATGGGGGCATCGGGGAGATCTTCATCCCCGCCAACGAGCCTGGGTCCTCCATCATGCCCGGCAAGGTGAACCCCACCCAGGTGGAGGCCCTCACCATGGTGGTGGTGCGGGTCTTTGGCAATGACCACGCGGTGGCCTTTGCCGGAAGCCAGGGCAACTTCCAGCTCAACGTTTTCAAGCCGGTGATGGTGGACGCCGTCCTCGAGTCCACCAAGCTCCTGGCGGACGCCATGGAGTCCTTCAACGAGCACCTGGCCCAGGGAATCGAGCCCAACCTGGAGCGGATAGAGGAACACCTGCAGAAAAACCCCATGCTGGCCACCGCCTTGAACAAGGCCATCGGCTACGACAAGGCGGCGGAGATCGTGAAGAAGGCCATCAGGGAAAAGAAGGCCCTGAAGCAGGCTGCCCTGGAGCTGGGGTACCTCACGGAGGAGGAGTTTGACCGCATCGTGGTCCCCATGAGGCTGGCCAAACCCCACGAGGCCTGA
- the mqnB gene encoding futalosine hydrolase, translated as MWLLLSPTALEAPFLRGEPFSFLGRKGLRGEGFVYLETGIGKVNAALTLAAWTSQNPVEKALLFGIAGAYPGSGLLPGDVVLVGEEVEADLGTQEGLEPLGFPALEVEGKAYHNRFPLDPGLTRALARALGLRVVVGLTRDRVSETPGEAEALAWRWGAWVESMEGAAFARACLALGIPGAELRAVSNPAGVRDKGAWRVPLAVKALEGALAPVLAGAFLRGFPG; from the coding sequence ATGTGGTTGCTCCTCTCCCCCACGGCCCTCGAGGCGCCCTTCCTCCGGGGTGAACCCTTCTCCTTCCTGGGAAGGAAGGGGCTTAGGGGTGAGGGCTTCGTTTACCTGGAAACCGGCATCGGCAAGGTGAACGCCGCCCTCACCCTGGCCGCCTGGACCAGCCAAAACCCCGTGGAGAAGGCCTTGCTGTTCGGCATTGCCGGGGCTTACCCGGGCTCGGGCCTCCTCCCTGGGGATGTGGTCCTGGTGGGGGAGGAGGTGGAGGCGGACCTGGGTACCCAAGAGGGCCTGGAACCCTTGGGCTTTCCCGCCTTGGAGGTGGAGGGAAAGGCCTACCACAACCGCTTCCCCCTGGATCCAGGCCTCACCCGGGCTTTGGCCCGGGCCTTGGGCCTCCGGGTGGTGGTGGGGCTCACCCGGGACCGGGTCTCGGAGACCCCAGGGGAGGCGGAGGCCCTGGCCTGGCGCTGGGGGGCCTGGGTGGAGAGCATGGAGGGGGCTGCCTTTGCCCGGGCATGCCTGGCCTTGGGGATCCCCGGGGCGGAGCTTAGGGCCGTCTCCAACCCCGCAGGGGTGCGGGACAAAGGAGCGTGGAGGGTACCCTTGGCGGTGAAGGCCTTGGAGGGGGCTTTGGCCCCTGTCCTTGCCGGAGCCTTCCTTAGGGGGTTTCCGGGATAA
- the ilvN gene encoding acetolactate synthase small subunit: MRHVISVLVQDHPRVLNRITGLFARRGFNLESLAVGTTHVPGLSRISLVVSGDDRTLEQVEKQLNRLIEVLKVTDHSEPHVERELALVKVHVAGVEERLAVKDIQEAFRARVVDVAQKSLILELTGDSKKIDSFIEALRPYGILEVMRTGAVAMSRGERTLKVREKREAV; encoded by the coding sequence GTGAGGCACGTGATCTCCGTCCTGGTGCAGGACCATCCCCGGGTCTTGAACCGCATCACGGGCCTCTTCGCCCGCCGGGGCTTCAACCTGGAGAGCCTGGCGGTGGGGACCACCCATGTGCCGGGGCTTTCCCGCATCAGCCTGGTGGTCTCTGGGGACGACCGCACCTTGGAGCAGGTGGAGAAGCAGCTGAACCGGCTGATCGAGGTCTTGAAGGTCACCGACCACTCCGAGCCCCACGTGGAGCGGGAGCTGGCCCTGGTGAAGGTCCACGTGGCCGGGGTGGAGGAGAGATTGGCGGTGAAGGACATCCAGGAGGCCTTCCGGGCCCGGGTGGTGGATGTGGCCCAGAAGAGCCTGATCCTGGAGCTCACCGGGGATTCCAAGAAGATAGACTCCTTCATCGAGGCCCTTAGGCCTTACGGGATCCTCGAGGTCATGCGCACCGGGGCGGTGGCCATGAGCCGAGGGGAGCGCACCCTTAAGGTCAGGGAAAAACGGGAGGCGGTATGA
- a CDS encoding superoxide dismutase, with protein MPYPFRLPELGYPYEALEPHIDAKTMEIHHQKHHGAYVNNLNAALEKYPYLQGVEVEVLLRHLAALPADIQTAVRNNGGGHLNHSLFWELLTPGGAKEPVGELKKAIDEQLGSFAALKEKLTQAAMARFGSGWAWLVKDPFGKLHVLSTANQDNPVMEGFTPIVGIDVWEHAYYLKYQNRRAEYLEAIWNVLNWDKAEAFFQKG; from the coding sequence ATGCCGTATCCCTTTAGGCTACCGGAACTGGGTTACCCGTACGAGGCCCTCGAGCCCCACATCGACGCCAAGACCATGGAGATCCACCACCAGAAGCACCATGGGGCCTACGTGAACAACCTGAACGCCGCCTTGGAGAAGTACCCTTACCTGCAGGGGGTTGAGGTGGAGGTGCTCCTACGCCACCTGGCCGCCTTGCCCGCGGACATCCAGACCGCGGTGCGCAACAATGGGGGCGGGCACTTGAACCACAGCCTTTTCTGGGAGCTCCTCACCCCAGGAGGAGCCAAGGAGCCTGTAGGGGAACTCAAAAAGGCCATCGATGAGCAGCTTGGGAGCTTCGCTGCCCTGAAGGAAAAGCTCACCCAAGCGGCCATGGCCCGCTTCGGCTCCGGCTGGGCCTGGCTGGTGAAGGACCCCTTCGGGAAGCTTCACGTGCTCTCCACCGCCAACCAGGACAACCCCGTGATGGAAGGCTTTACTCCCATCGTGGGCATCGACGTGTGGGAGCACGCCTACTACCTCAAGTACCAAAACCGCCGGGCCGAATACCTCGAGGCCATCTGGAACGTGCTGAACTGGGACAAGGCGGAAGCCTTCTTCCAGAAGGGTTAA
- a CDS encoding TerC family protein yields the protein MEWLTNPEVWIALITLTVLEVVLGVDNVIFISILASKLPREEQDRARVVGISLAAVTRILFLLTIAWIMALKKPLFALWGHEVTGKDLVLMAGGLFLIYKSVKEIHEKLEGEPGHAVKRVAPSFASVIGQVLLLDIVFSIDSVITAVGLTRFVPVMVAAILLSVAIMLLASKGIYAFVNQHPTVKMLALSFLLLVGFTLVAEGTGVHIPKGYVYFAMGFAVLVEWLNLRAGLRGKPVKLREPYEEEA from the coding sequence ATGGAGTGGCTCACCAACCCCGAGGTGTGGATCGCCCTCATCACCCTAACCGTGCTGGAAGTGGTACTCGGCGTGGACAACGTCATCTTCATCAGCATCCTGGCCTCCAAGCTGCCCAGGGAAGAGCAGGACCGGGCCCGCGTGGTGGGCATCTCCTTGGCTGCGGTCACCCGCATCCTCTTCCTGCTCACCATCGCCTGGATCATGGCCTTGAAAAAACCCCTCTTCGCCCTCTGGGGCCACGAGGTGACGGGCAAGGACCTGGTCCTGATGGCCGGGGGGCTATTCCTCATCTACAAATCGGTGAAGGAAATCCACGAGAAGCTGGAAGGGGAGCCCGGCCATGCGGTGAAAAGGGTGGCTCCCTCCTTCGCCTCGGTGATCGGGCAGGTCCTCCTTCTGGACATCGTGTTCTCCATCGACTCGGTCATCACCGCCGTGGGCCTCACCCGCTTCGTGCCGGTGATGGTGGCAGCCATCCTCCTCTCCGTGGCCATCATGCTGTTGGCCTCCAAGGGGATCTACGCCTTCGTGAACCAGCACCCCACGGTGAAGATGCTGGCCCTTTCCTTCCTGCTTTTGGTGGGCTTCACCCTGGTGGCCGAGGGCACGGGGGTACACATCCCCAAAGGGTACGTGTACTTTGCCATGGGCTTTGCCGTGCTGGTGGAGTGGCTTAACCTCCGCGCCGGGCTTAGGGGGAAACCGGTCAAGCTCCGCGAGCCCTACGAGGAGGAGGCGTAA
- a CDS encoding YpdA family putative bacillithiol disulfide reductase, which translates to MVDVLVVGAGPVGLAAALEAKRRGLSHLILERGTVAETIYRFPRQMVFFSESKNIEIGGHPLVSQGPKPTRLEALLYYQRVAEREGLRVLTYTEAVAIEGGEGAFRVLAKDRFGQKAFPARYVVVATGYFGNPNRLGVPGEDLPHVFHRYEEAAPFFGRRVAVVGGSNSAVEVALDLYRGGAEVALVHRGKWVRPSVKYWLLPDFENRVKEGSIRAVMETRVKAITPEGLVLEGPQGEEFLQADFVLVQIGYHAEDRLLREALVNYEGGKPRLSPGWETSRKGLFAIGSSAFGPDTRSVFIENGREHARVAIAAIARHLGS; encoded by the coding sequence ATGGTGGATGTGCTCGTGGTGGGGGCCGGGCCCGTGGGTCTAGCGGCGGCCCTCGAGGCTAAGCGCCGTGGCCTAAGCCACCTGATCCTGGAGAGGGGCACGGTGGCGGAAACCATTTACCGCTTTCCCCGGCAGATGGTCTTCTTCTCCGAGTCCAAGAACATTGAGATCGGGGGCCACCCCCTGGTGTCCCAGGGTCCCAAGCCCACCCGCCTCGAGGCCCTCCTCTACTACCAGAGGGTGGCGGAAAGGGAAGGGCTTAGGGTTCTCACCTACACGGAGGCGGTGGCCATAGAGGGCGGGGAGGGAGCCTTCCGGGTGCTGGCCAAGGACCGCTTTGGGCAAAAGGCCTTTCCCGCCCGGTATGTGGTGGTGGCCACGGGCTACTTCGGCAACCCCAACCGCCTGGGGGTGCCGGGGGAGGACCTGCCCCACGTCTTCCACCGCTACGAGGAAGCGGCCCCCTTCTTCGGCAGAAGGGTGGCGGTGGTGGGGGGGAGTAACTCCGCGGTGGAGGTGGCCTTGGACCTGTACCGGGGTGGGGCGGAGGTGGCCCTGGTGCACCGGGGGAAGTGGGTGCGCCCCAGCGTGAAGTACTGGCTCCTCCCCGATTTTGAGAACCGGGTGAAGGAGGGAAGCATAAGGGCGGTGATGGAAACCCGGGTCAAGGCCATCACCCCGGAGGGTCTGGTCCTGGAAGGGCCCCAAGGGGAGGAGTTCTTGCAGGCCGATTTCGTCCTGGTCCAGATCGGTTACCATGCGGAGGACCGCCTTCTCAGGGAGGCTTTGGTGAACTACGAGGGGGGTAAGCCCCGCCTTTCCCCGGGGTGGGAGACCTCCCGCAAGGGGCTCTTCGCCATCGGCTCCAGCGCCTTTGGCCCGGACACCCGCTCCGTCTTCATCGAAAACGGCCGGGAGCACGCCAGGGTGGCCATAGCCGCCATCGCCCGTCACCTGGGCTCTTGA